One segment of Grus americana isolate bGruAme1 chromosome 23, bGruAme1.mat, whole genome shotgun sequence DNA contains the following:
- the SMIM12 gene encoding small integral membrane protein 12 — translation MWSVLWAAVRSKAPYVTFPVAFVVGLVGYHLEWFLRGDPPPTAEEEKSISEQREDRKLQEIAGKDLTKVVSLKDKLEFAPRAVLNRNRPEKS, via the coding sequence ATGTGGTCCGTGCTCTGGGCGGCCGTGCGCTCCAAGGCCCCGTACGTCACCTTCCCGGTGGCCTTCGTGGTGGGGCTGGTGGGCTACCACCTCGAGTGGTTCCTCCGCGGCGACCCCCCGCCCACGGCCgaggaggagaagagcatcTCGGAGCAGCGGGAGGACCGCAAGCTGCAGGAGATCGCGGGCAAGGACCTGACCAAGGTGGTGAGCCTGAAGGACAAGCTCGAGTTCGCCCCTCGGGCCGTGCTGAACAGGAACCGCCCGGAAAAGAGTTAA
- the DLGAP3 gene encoding disks large-associated protein 3 isoform X2, translated as MKGYHGERSQAQPSSGHRCRCIPEDCEHPADYVQHGPEGRPPYLLSPSEPCSLEHPYCPVRSPGAASECPGGPLSEPPSASASSTFPRMHHAQQPYDSCDECMATAHPASKINRLPPTLLDQFEKQLPLHHDGFHTLQYPRAGGAEPRSESPSRIRHLVHSVQKLFAKSHSLEAPAKRDYNGAKMDGRGDGYHHHHHHHHHHHQSRHGKRSKSKDRKVDSRHRSKMMGWWSSDDNLDSDSSYMVSGRHATDQGTQYCVDAPESAFRDLTLKSLKGGGEGKCLACAGMSMSLDGQTLKRSAWHTMTVSQAREAYPSTGGTEKTLMLQEAKAKDRAYQYLQVPQDEWSGYPAVGKDGEIPCRRMRSGSYIKAMGDEDSADSDASAKVSPRAATRRDSYRRSSSADQARTNCCTPPRMLPRGQGYGRSFTTGQINDELNHQFEAVCESVFGEVESQAVEALDLPGCFRMRSHSYLRAIQAGCSQDDDCLSLFSMSAPAGPPITSSILKPNTSFSYRKAPPPIPPGTKAKPLISVTAQSSTESTHESYLPGEVARSPTWSKDAATRCNSAESLESSKVTAVALDLPPVQPRAAPKPSTLIIKAIPGREELRSLARQRKWRPSIGIQVEAISDSDTESRSQREFHSIGVQVEEDKRRARFKRSNSVTAGVQADLELEGFAGLAVATEDKALQFGRPFQRHSSEPESGRQYAVYKTVHTQGQWAYREDYQLQYDTVEVPRRDAWMERGSRSLPDSGRASPCHRDGEWFIKLLQAEVEKMEGWCQQMEREAEDYDLPEEILEKIRSAVGSAQLLMSQKVQQFYRLCQQNMDPNAFPVPTFQDLAGFWDLLQLSIEDVSMKFAELQQLKANGWKIVEPKEEKKVPPPIPKKPPRSKVHPVKERSLDSVDRQRQEARKRLLAAKRAASFRQSSATESADSIEIYIPEAQTRL; from the exons ATGAAGGGCTACCATGGGGAGCGTAGCCAGGCACAGCCCTCCTCCGGCCACCGCTGCCGCTGCATCCCAGAGGACTGCGAGCATCCCGCCGACTACGTCCAGCACGGCCCCGAGGGCCGGCCGCCATACCTCCTCAGCCCCAGTGAGCCGTGTTCCCTGGAGCATCCCTACTGCCCGGTGCGGAGCCCCGGCGCGGCCAGCGAGTGCCCGGGTGGGCCCCTGAGCGAGCCGCCCTCCGCCAGCGCCAGCAGCACCTTCCCGAGGATGCACCACGCGCAGCAGCCCTACGACTCCTGCGACGAATGCATGGCGACCGCCCACCCCGCCAGCAAGATCAACCGCCTGCCCCCCACGCTGCTGGACCAGTTTGAGAAGCAGCTGCCACTGCACCACGACGGCTTCCACACGCTGCAGTACCCACGGGCCGGCGGCGCCGAGCCCCGCAGCGAGAGCCCCAGCCGCATCCGCCACCTCGTCCACTCCGTCCAGAAGCTCTTCGCCAAGTCCCACTCCCTGGAGGCGCCGGCCAAGCGGGACTACAACGGTGCCAAGATGGACGGCCGCGGGGACggctaccaccaccaccaccaccaccaccatcaccaccaccagtCCCGCCACGGCAAGCGCAGCAAGAGCAAGGATCGCAAGGTGGACTCCCGGCACCGGTCCAAGATGATGGGCTGGTGGAGCTCCGATGACAACCTGGACAGCGACAGCAGCTACATGGTGTCCGGGCGACACGCCACCGACCAGGGCACTCAGTACTGTGTGGACGCTCCCGAAAGTGCCTTCAGAGACTTGACCTTGAAGAGTCTAAAGGGTGGCGGGGAAGGAAAATGCCTGGCCTGCGCcggtatgtccatgtctctggACGGCCAGACGCTCAAGAGGAGCGCCTGGCATACCATGACTGTCAGCCAGGCCCGCGAAGCCTACCCCAGCACCGGAGGCACCGAGAAGACCTTGATGCTTCAGGAGGCAAAGGCCAAAGACCGAGCGTACCAGTACCTGCAG GTGCCGCAGGACGAGTGGAGCGGGTACCCAGCGGTGGGCAAGGATGGGGAGATCCCCTGCCGGCGGATGCGCAGCGGCAGCTACATCAAGGCTATGGGTGATGAGGACAGCGCCGACTCGGACGCCAGCGCCAAAGTATCACCCAGGGCGGCCACGCGGCGAGACAGCTACCGCCGCTCCTCCAGCGCTGACCAGGCCAGGACCAA CTGCTGCACGCCACCGCGAATGCTCCCGCGGGGACAGGGCTACGGGCGCTCCTTCACCACCGGCCAG ATCAACGACGAGCTCAACCACCAGTTCGAGGCCGTCTGCGAGTCGGTTTTCGGCGAGGTGGAGTCGCAGGCTGTGGAGGCGCTGGACCTGCCCGGCTGCTTCCGCATGCGGAGCCACAGCTACCTGCGGGCCATCCAGGCGGGCTGCTCCCAGGACGACGACTGCCTCTCGCTCTTCTCCATGTCGGCCCCTGCCGGGCCGCCCATCACCAGCAGCATCCTGAAGCCCAACACTT CCTTCAGTTACAGAAAAGCTCCACCTCCCATCCCTCCAGGAACCAAAGCCAAACCCCTCATCTCCGTCACGGCGCAGAGCAGCACCGAGTCCACCCATGAGAGCTACCTGCCTGGCGAGGTTGCCCGCAGCCCCACCTGGTCCAAAGACGCCGCGACCCGCTGCAACTCGGCCGAGAGCCTGGAGAGCTCCAAGGTGACGGCCGTGGCCCTCGACCTGCCTCCTGTCCAGCCCCGCGCCGCTCCCAAGCCCTCCACGCTCATCATCAAGGCCATCCCCGGCCGGGAGGAGCTGAGGAGCTTGGCTCGGCAGCGGAAGTGGCGCCCCTCCATTGGCATCCAG GTCGAGGCCATCTCTGACTCGGACACGGAGAGCCGGAGCCAGAGGGAGTTCCACTCCATCGGGGTGCAGGTGGAAGAGGACAAAAG GCGAGCACGCTTCAAGCGCTCCAACAGCGTGACGGCAGGCGTGCAGGCAGACCTGGAGCTGGAGGGCTTCGCTGGCCTGGCCGTGGCCACCGAGGACAAAGCCCTGCAGTTCGGGCGCCCCTTCCAGCGGCACTCCTCAGAGCCGGAGTCCGGCCGGCAGTACGCGGTGTACAAGACGGTGCACACGCAGGGGCAGTGGGCGTACCGGGAGGACTACCAGCTGCAGTACGACACGGTGGAGGTGCCCCGGCGGGATGCCTGGATGGAGCGGGGCTCCCGCAGCCTCCCCGACTCCGGCCGTGCCTCCCCCTGCCACCGCGACGGGGAATGGTTCATCAAACTGCTGCAGGCGGAGGTGGAGAAGATGGAGGGCTGGTGCCAGCAGATGGAGAGGGAGGCCGAGGACTATGACCTGCCGGAGGAGA TCCTGGAGAAGATCCGGAGCGCCGTGGGCAGCGCCCAGCTCCTCATGTCCCAGAAGGTGCAGCAGTTTTACCGCCTCTGCCAGCAGAACATG GATCCCAACGCGTTCCCTGTGCCCACCTTCCAAGACCTGGCCGGCTTTTGGgacctcctgcagctctccatCGAGGACGTCAGCATGAAGTTCGCggagctccagcagctcaaGGCCAACGGGTGGAAGATCGTGGAGCCTAAG gaggagaagaaggtgcCTCCCCCGATACCAAAGAAGCCGCCGCGCTCCAAGGTGCACCCGGTGAAGGAGCGCTCCCTGGACTCAGTGGACCGGCAGCGGCAGGAGGCCCGCAAGCGGCTCCTGGCAGCCAAGCGAGCTGCCTCCTTCCGCCAGAGCTCTGCCACCGAGAGTGCGGACAGCATCGAGATCTACATCCCCGAGGCGCAGACCCGGCTGTGA
- the DLGAP3 gene encoding disks large-associated protein 3 isoform X1: protein MKGYHGERSQAQPSSGHRCRCIPEDCEHPADYVQHGPEGRPPYLLSPSEPCSLEHPYCPVRSPGAASECPGGPLSEPPSASASSTFPRMHHAQQPYDSCDECMATAHPASKINRLPPTLLDQFEKQLPLHHDGFHTLQYPRAGGAEPRSESPSRIRHLVHSVQKLFAKSHSLEAPAKRDYNGAKMDGRGDGYHHHHHHHHHHHQSRHGKRSKSKDRKVDSRHRSKMMGWWSSDDNLDSDSSYMVSGRHATDQGTQYCVDAPESAFRDLTLKSLKGGGEGKCLACAGMSMSLDGQTLKRSAWHTMTVSQAREAYPSTGGTEKTLMLQEAKAKDRAYQYLQVPQDEWSGYPAVGKDGEIPCRRMRSGSYIKAMGDEDSADSDASAKVSPRAATRRDSYRRSSSADQARTKFASRHYSDSYICNCPSCCTPPRMLPRGQGYGRSFTTGQINDELNHQFEAVCESVFGEVESQAVEALDLPGCFRMRSHSYLRAIQAGCSQDDDCLSLFSMSAPAGPPITSSILKPNTSFSYRKAPPPIPPGTKAKPLISVTAQSSTESTHESYLPGEVARSPTWSKDAATRCNSAESLESSKVTAVALDLPPVQPRAAPKPSTLIIKAIPGREELRSLARQRKWRPSIGIQVEAISDSDTESRSQREFHSIGVQVEEDKRRARFKRSNSVTAGVQADLELEGFAGLAVATEDKALQFGRPFQRHSSEPESGRQYAVYKTVHTQGQWAYREDYQLQYDTVEVPRRDAWMERGSRSLPDSGRASPCHRDGEWFIKLLQAEVEKMEGWCQQMEREAEDYDLPEEILEKIRSAVGSAQLLMSQKVQQFYRLCQQNMDPNAFPVPTFQDLAGFWDLLQLSIEDVSMKFAELQQLKANGWKIVEPKEEKKVPPPIPKKPPRSKVHPVKERSLDSVDRQRQEARKRLLAAKRAASFRQSSATESADSIEIYIPEAQTRL from the exons ATGAAGGGCTACCATGGGGAGCGTAGCCAGGCACAGCCCTCCTCCGGCCACCGCTGCCGCTGCATCCCAGAGGACTGCGAGCATCCCGCCGACTACGTCCAGCACGGCCCCGAGGGCCGGCCGCCATACCTCCTCAGCCCCAGTGAGCCGTGTTCCCTGGAGCATCCCTACTGCCCGGTGCGGAGCCCCGGCGCGGCCAGCGAGTGCCCGGGTGGGCCCCTGAGCGAGCCGCCCTCCGCCAGCGCCAGCAGCACCTTCCCGAGGATGCACCACGCGCAGCAGCCCTACGACTCCTGCGACGAATGCATGGCGACCGCCCACCCCGCCAGCAAGATCAACCGCCTGCCCCCCACGCTGCTGGACCAGTTTGAGAAGCAGCTGCCACTGCACCACGACGGCTTCCACACGCTGCAGTACCCACGGGCCGGCGGCGCCGAGCCCCGCAGCGAGAGCCCCAGCCGCATCCGCCACCTCGTCCACTCCGTCCAGAAGCTCTTCGCCAAGTCCCACTCCCTGGAGGCGCCGGCCAAGCGGGACTACAACGGTGCCAAGATGGACGGCCGCGGGGACggctaccaccaccaccaccaccaccaccatcaccaccaccagtCCCGCCACGGCAAGCGCAGCAAGAGCAAGGATCGCAAGGTGGACTCCCGGCACCGGTCCAAGATGATGGGCTGGTGGAGCTCCGATGACAACCTGGACAGCGACAGCAGCTACATGGTGTCCGGGCGACACGCCACCGACCAGGGCACTCAGTACTGTGTGGACGCTCCCGAAAGTGCCTTCAGAGACTTGACCTTGAAGAGTCTAAAGGGTGGCGGGGAAGGAAAATGCCTGGCCTGCGCcggtatgtccatgtctctggACGGCCAGACGCTCAAGAGGAGCGCCTGGCATACCATGACTGTCAGCCAGGCCCGCGAAGCCTACCCCAGCACCGGAGGCACCGAGAAGACCTTGATGCTTCAGGAGGCAAAGGCCAAAGACCGAGCGTACCAGTACCTGCAG GTGCCGCAGGACGAGTGGAGCGGGTACCCAGCGGTGGGCAAGGATGGGGAGATCCCCTGCCGGCGGATGCGCAGCGGCAGCTACATCAAGGCTATGGGTGATGAGGACAGCGCCGACTCGGACGCCAGCGCCAAAGTATCACCCAGGGCGGCCACGCGGCGAGACAGCTACCGCCGCTCCTCCAGCGCTGACCAGGCCAGGACCAA GTTTGCAAGTAGGCACTATTCTGATTCATATATCTGTAACTGTCCCAGCTGCTGCACGCCACCGCGAATGCTCCCGCGGGGACAGGGCTACGGGCGCTCCTTCACCACCGGCCAG ATCAACGACGAGCTCAACCACCAGTTCGAGGCCGTCTGCGAGTCGGTTTTCGGCGAGGTGGAGTCGCAGGCTGTGGAGGCGCTGGACCTGCCCGGCTGCTTCCGCATGCGGAGCCACAGCTACCTGCGGGCCATCCAGGCGGGCTGCTCCCAGGACGACGACTGCCTCTCGCTCTTCTCCATGTCGGCCCCTGCCGGGCCGCCCATCACCAGCAGCATCCTGAAGCCCAACACTT CCTTCAGTTACAGAAAAGCTCCACCTCCCATCCCTCCAGGAACCAAAGCCAAACCCCTCATCTCCGTCACGGCGCAGAGCAGCACCGAGTCCACCCATGAGAGCTACCTGCCTGGCGAGGTTGCCCGCAGCCCCACCTGGTCCAAAGACGCCGCGACCCGCTGCAACTCGGCCGAGAGCCTGGAGAGCTCCAAGGTGACGGCCGTGGCCCTCGACCTGCCTCCTGTCCAGCCCCGCGCCGCTCCCAAGCCCTCCACGCTCATCATCAAGGCCATCCCCGGCCGGGAGGAGCTGAGGAGCTTGGCTCGGCAGCGGAAGTGGCGCCCCTCCATTGGCATCCAG GTCGAGGCCATCTCTGACTCGGACACGGAGAGCCGGAGCCAGAGGGAGTTCCACTCCATCGGGGTGCAGGTGGAAGAGGACAAAAG GCGAGCACGCTTCAAGCGCTCCAACAGCGTGACGGCAGGCGTGCAGGCAGACCTGGAGCTGGAGGGCTTCGCTGGCCTGGCCGTGGCCACCGAGGACAAAGCCCTGCAGTTCGGGCGCCCCTTCCAGCGGCACTCCTCAGAGCCGGAGTCCGGCCGGCAGTACGCGGTGTACAAGACGGTGCACACGCAGGGGCAGTGGGCGTACCGGGAGGACTACCAGCTGCAGTACGACACGGTGGAGGTGCCCCGGCGGGATGCCTGGATGGAGCGGGGCTCCCGCAGCCTCCCCGACTCCGGCCGTGCCTCCCCCTGCCACCGCGACGGGGAATGGTTCATCAAACTGCTGCAGGCGGAGGTGGAGAAGATGGAGGGCTGGTGCCAGCAGATGGAGAGGGAGGCCGAGGACTATGACCTGCCGGAGGAGA TCCTGGAGAAGATCCGGAGCGCCGTGGGCAGCGCCCAGCTCCTCATGTCCCAGAAGGTGCAGCAGTTTTACCGCCTCTGCCAGCAGAACATG GATCCCAACGCGTTCCCTGTGCCCACCTTCCAAGACCTGGCCGGCTTTTGGgacctcctgcagctctccatCGAGGACGTCAGCATGAAGTTCGCggagctccagcagctcaaGGCCAACGGGTGGAAGATCGTGGAGCCTAAG gaggagaagaaggtgcCTCCCCCGATACCAAAGAAGCCGCCGCGCTCCAAGGTGCACCCGGTGAAGGAGCGCTCCCTGGACTCAGTGGACCGGCAGCGGCAGGAGGCCCGCAAGCGGCTCCTGGCAGCCAAGCGAGCTGCCTCCTTCCGCCAGAGCTCTGCCACCGAGAGTGCGGACAGCATCGAGATCTACATCCCCGAGGCGCAGACCCGGCTGTGA